The following are encoded in a window of Sphaerisporangium siamense genomic DNA:
- the lysX gene encoding lysine biosynthesis protein LysX has translation MTSPGTLAVVASRIRADEKRIFDALDRRAAPYVHVDSRTLWSSADLAPLPWDRALNREIGHVRAAYAAHSLEALGTLVVNSARATEVCGDKWRTSMALRSAGLPAPRTALALTPTAALPAIEEIGYPAVLKPLVGSWGRLVTYVPDRRVAETVLEYIAALPSPQSHVVYVQEYVDKPGRDIRALVVGGEVLGAVYRRSEEWRTNVARGAVTEPCEVTDDLAKLVYAAARATEADVAGVDLVEDEDGRLLVLEVNDIVEFSGFQHAMGDRVNVADRIVDHVLNGVHTWRG, from the coding sequence GTGACCTCTCCTGGCACTCTCGCCGTGGTCGCCTCCCGGATCCGCGCCGACGAGAAACGGATCTTCGACGCGCTCGACCGCCGGGCCGCGCCCTACGTCCACGTGGACAGCAGGACGCTGTGGAGCTCGGCGGACCTCGCGCCGCTGCCGTGGGACCGCGCGCTGAACCGGGAGATCGGCCACGTCCGGGCGGCGTACGCGGCGCACAGCCTGGAGGCGCTCGGCACGCTCGTCGTGAACAGCGCCCGCGCCACCGAGGTGTGCGGCGACAAGTGGCGCACCTCGATGGCGCTGCGGTCCGCCGGGCTGCCCGCCCCGCGGACCGCGCTGGCCCTCACCCCGACGGCGGCGCTGCCGGCGATCGAGGAGATCGGCTACCCGGCGGTGCTGAAGCCGCTGGTGGGCTCGTGGGGGCGGCTGGTGACCTACGTGCCGGACCGGCGGGTCGCCGAGACGGTGCTGGAGTACATCGCCGCCCTCCCCTCGCCGCAGTCGCACGTCGTGTACGTCCAGGAGTACGTGGACAAGCCGGGCCGCGACATCCGGGCCCTGGTCGTCGGCGGCGAGGTGCTGGGCGCGGTCTACCGGCGCAGCGAGGAATGGCGCACGAACGTGGCGCGCGGCGCGGTCACCGAGCCGTGCGAGGTGACCGACGACCTGGCCAAGCTCGTGTACGCGGCGGCCCGGGCCACCGAGGCCGACGTCGCGGGCGTGGACCTGGTCGAGGACGAGGACGGCAGGCTGCTGGTCCTGGAGGTCAACGACATCGTCGAGTTCTCCGGGTTCCAGCACGCGATGGGAGACCGGGTGAACGTGGCGGACCGGATCGTGGACCACGTGCTGAACGGGGTGCACACGTGGCGCGGGTAG
- a CDS encoding [LysW]-aminoadipate kinase yields MTDITVVKCGGNAAVEVDEVCADVATLRERGAEVVLVHGGSADIERLAARLGVPSRRLVAPDGVPARYTDPAMLEVVTLALAGMAKPRLLASLAAAGVRAVGLTGLDAGLLRARRKAAHRAVVDGVRVIVRDNQVGTITSVDTGLLRGLLAAGLVPVVSPPALAEDGRPVNINADRAAAAVAAALGARRLVMLTGAPGVLADVDDPDSVLPVVELSPDEPPAHRSGGMGLKLIAAREALAAGVPETLIADGRRPRPVTAALDGAATTVVLGGRDRLDTMETSP; encoded by the coding sequence ATGACTGACATCACGGTGGTCAAGTGCGGAGGCAACGCCGCCGTCGAGGTGGACGAGGTGTGCGCCGACGTGGCCACTCTGCGCGAGCGGGGCGCCGAGGTCGTGCTGGTGCACGGCGGCTCGGCCGACATCGAGCGGCTGGCCGCGCGGCTCGGCGTGCCGAGCAGGCGGCTCGTCGCCCCGGACGGCGTGCCCGCCCGCTACACCGACCCGGCCATGCTGGAGGTCGTCACGCTGGCCCTGGCCGGCATGGCCAAGCCGCGCCTGCTCGCCTCGCTCGCCGCGGCCGGGGTCCGCGCGGTCGGGCTCACCGGCCTGGACGCGGGCCTGCTGCGCGCCCGCAGGAAGGCGGCGCACCGCGCCGTCGTGGACGGCGTGCGCGTGATCGTGCGCGACAACCAGGTCGGGACGATCACCAGCGTGGACACCGGGCTGCTGCGCGGGCTGCTCGCCGCGGGCCTGGTGCCGGTCGTCTCACCTCCGGCCCTGGCCGAGGACGGCCGGCCGGTGAACATCAACGCCGACCGGGCCGCCGCCGCCGTGGCCGCCGCGCTCGGCGCCAGGCGCCTGGTGATGCTGACCGGCGCCCCGGGGGTCCTCGCCGACGTGGACGACCCGGACTCGGTGCTGCCCGTGGTGGAGCTCTCGCCGGACGAGCCCCCCGCCCACCGGTCCGGCGGGATGGGACTGAAACTGATCGCCGCCCGTGAGGCGCTCGCGGCCGGGGTGCCCGAGACGCTCATCGCGGACGGACGCCGCCCCCGGCCGGTGACGGCCGCGCTGGACGGCGCCGCGACCACGGTCGTCCTGGGGGGACGCGACCGCCTCGACACCATGGAGACGAGCCCCTGA
- the argC gene encoding N-acetyl-gamma-glutamyl-phosphate reductase — MARVAIVGGSGYIGGELLRLLLGHPEAEVAAVTSTRLAGRRVDGAHPNLRGLTDLTFVDPGDLREYDALFLATPHTETMGRMAGYAKIAPTIFDLSADFRLRDPEVFRRYYGLPHEAVDLLPEFVLGLPELHRDRLRSADRVAVPGCMATAGILALRPAAAAGLIEPEVTIDARTGSSGSGATAGPENLHAERSGAMRVFAPTRHRHEAEIGQETGLSVRMSATGVEAVRGIQVLCRARLAPGADERAVRAAYRAAYAAEPFVRVVAQKRGLYRLPEPKILSGSNFCDVGFATDGDERALVLVAALDNLVKGGAGNAVQCMNVRYGWPERAGLTFPGLHPN, encoded by the coding sequence GTGGCGCGGGTAGCGATCGTCGGAGGGTCGGGGTACATCGGCGGCGAGCTGCTGCGGCTGCTGCTCGGCCACCCCGAGGCCGAGGTGGCGGCGGTCACCTCGACCCGGCTGGCCGGGCGCCGGGTGGACGGCGCGCACCCGAACCTGCGCGGCCTCACCGACCTCACCTTCGTGGACCCCGGCGACCTGCGGGAGTACGACGCGCTGTTCCTGGCGACCCCGCACACCGAGACCATGGGCCGGATGGCCGGCTACGCGAAGATCGCCCCGACGATCTTCGACCTGTCGGCCGACTTCCGGCTGCGCGACCCCGAGGTCTTCCGCCGCTACTACGGCCTGCCGCACGAGGCCGTGGACCTGCTGCCGGAGTTCGTCCTCGGACTGCCCGAGCTGCACCGCGACCGGCTGCGCTCCGCCGACAGGGTCGCCGTGCCCGGCTGCATGGCCACCGCGGGGATCCTCGCCCTGCGCCCGGCCGCCGCCGCCGGGCTGATCGAGCCGGAGGTGACGATCGACGCGCGCACCGGCTCCAGCGGGTCCGGCGCCACGGCGGGGCCGGAGAACCTGCACGCCGAGCGCAGCGGCGCGATGCGGGTGTTCGCGCCGACCCGGCACCGGCACGAGGCCGAGATCGGCCAGGAGACCGGCCTGTCGGTGCGGATGAGCGCCACCGGCGTCGAAGCGGTGCGCGGCATCCAGGTGCTGTGCCGGGCGCGGCTCGCGCCGGGCGCCGACGAGCGGGCCGTGCGCGCGGCCTACCGCGCCGCCTACGCGGCCGAGCCGTTCGTGCGCGTGGTGGCGCAGAAGCGCGGGCTGTACCGGCTGCCAGAACCCAAGATCCTCAGCGGGTCGAACTTCTGCGACGTCGGCTTCGCCACCGACGGCGACGAGCGGGCCCTGGTCCTGGTCGCCGCCCTGGACAACCTCGTCAAGGGCGGCGCGGGCAACGCCGTGCAGTGCATGAACGTCCGGTACGGCTGGCCGGAGCGCGCCGGCCTGACCTTCCCCGGACTCCACCCGAACTGA
- a CDS encoding BtrH N-terminal domain-containing protein: protein MTATTPVLWYRDLISCLQSTLATALLREGHEPLDVLGAHWEFLFKPGDVTSEEFYYPCRHPGDLGRSLAPHHGLTTRWHRPADPADPLEDLRRALADGRWPIIAVDNFHLPFRPAYRDVHAAHLITVYGLDEERAYVGDAMPPAHAGPIPVPALLDAWTSANPKDVQDAFFSDSAIGGRYLTVSVADVPETDPAFVGRVLAANIAGFEAARDEAGWGGLAGVRAFVGGLVERAAGGDAHALEEAYPFGWGMQAQAALHAEFLRSCGTRWKEPVLREAGRLVEDVAHAWTGVRITAAHGRRAPVAAARDLARHGRRLVAAYETAVAGLREAAGSGAASLP from the coding sequence ATGACCGCGACGACGCCGGTCCTCTGGTACCGCGACCTCATCAGCTGCCTGCAGTCGACGCTGGCCACCGCGCTGCTGCGCGAGGGGCACGAGCCGCTGGACGTGCTCGGCGCGCACTGGGAGTTCCTGTTCAAGCCGGGCGACGTCACCTCGGAGGAGTTCTACTACCCCTGCCGCCACCCCGGCGACCTCGGCCGCAGCCTGGCCCCGCACCACGGCCTCACCACCCGCTGGCACCGCCCCGCCGACCCCGCCGACCCGCTGGAGGACCTGCGGCGCGCGCTCGCGGACGGCCGGTGGCCGATCATCGCGGTCGACAACTTCCACCTGCCGTTCCGCCCCGCCTACCGGGACGTCCACGCCGCCCACCTGATCACCGTGTACGGCCTGGACGAGGAGCGGGCGTACGTCGGCGACGCGATGCCGCCCGCGCACGCGGGCCCGATCCCGGTGCCCGCCCTGCTGGACGCCTGGACCTCGGCCAACCCCAAGGACGTGCAGGACGCCTTCTTCAGCGACTCCGCCATCGGCGGGCGCTACCTGACCGTGAGCGTCGCGGACGTCCCCGAGACCGACCCCGCCTTCGTCGGCCGGGTGCTCGCGGCCAACATCGCCGGGTTCGAGGCGGCGCGCGACGAGGCCGGGTGGGGCGGCCTGGCCGGGGTGCGCGCCTTCGTCGGCGGCCTGGTCGAGCGGGCCGCCGGCGGCGACGCCCACGCGCTGGAGGAGGCGTACCCGTTCGGCTGGGGCATGCAGGCCCAGGCCGCGCTGCACGCGGAGTTCCTGCGCTCCTGCGGGACGCGCTGGAAGGAGCCCGTGCTGCGCGAGGCGGGCCGCCTGGTGGAGGACGTCGCGCACGCCTGGACCGGCGTGCGGATCACCGCCGCGCACGGCAGGCGCGCCCCCGTCGCGGCTGCGCGCGACCTGGCCCGGCATGGGAGGCGCCTCGTCGCCGCCTACGAGACCGCCGTCGCGGGACTGCGCGAGGCGGCAGGCTCCGGCGCGGCCTCCTTACCGTGA
- a CDS encoding DegT/DnrJ/EryC1/StrS family aminotransferase encodes MTTPETMTGAEATGRDRRLAAFGGRPAVPKDLRNPPWPVITEEDRAAVLGVLDGAALVSDTDGETAVSVLERRWAERTGAAHCVGTSNGTTALQLALAALGVGPGDEVIVPSLSFIASGLAPVHQMAVPVFADVDPVTFCMDPAAVEALVTPRTAAIMPVHLHGHPADMDALTAIARRHGLVVVEDAAQAHGASYNGRPVGSLGDAAAFSLQVTKNLPTCGEGGLVTLQDDKVAATARMTRQFGEVIEAGRDRDYISYLLGWNHKLSAVQAAFTLSQLERFDAYDDARRANVTALLDRLAGLPGLVVPTRVGDVTHAWHILRFRLDPAAAGLDGVRPEAFRAALHRLLRAEGVPVSRYQLMPLPEQKVFTDRAGYGSGYPWTAAEPPPDAGHPVATQVIADSLTLQKRHLNPGAGPALQRYADGFEKVWENLDMVAAIAKSAR; translated from the coding sequence TTGACCACCCCAGAGACCATGACCGGCGCGGAGGCGACCGGGCGGGACCGGCGGCTGGCCGCGTTCGGCGGCCGCCCCGCCGTGCCCAAGGACCTGCGCAACCCGCCCTGGCCGGTGATCACCGAGGAGGACCGGGCCGCCGTGCTCGGCGTGCTGGACGGGGCGGCGCTGGTGTCGGACACCGACGGCGAGACGGCGGTGTCGGTGCTGGAGCGGCGCTGGGCCGAACGGACCGGCGCGGCGCACTGCGTCGGCACCTCCAACGGCACCACCGCGCTCCAGCTCGCGCTGGCCGCGCTCGGCGTCGGCCCGGGCGACGAGGTGATCGTGCCGTCGCTGAGCTTCATCGCCAGCGGGCTCGCCCCCGTGCACCAGATGGCGGTCCCCGTCTTCGCCGACGTGGACCCCGTGACGTTCTGCATGGACCCGGCGGCGGTCGAGGCGCTGGTCACCCCGCGCACCGCCGCGATCATGCCGGTGCACCTGCACGGCCACCCCGCCGACATGGACGCGCTCACCGCGATCGCCCGCCGGCACGGCCTGGTCGTGGTGGAGGACGCCGCGCAGGCGCACGGCGCGTCCTACAACGGCCGTCCCGTCGGCTCGCTCGGCGACGCCGCCGCGTTCAGCCTCCAGGTGACCAAGAACCTGCCGACGTGCGGGGAGGGCGGCCTCGTCACCCTCCAGGACGACAAGGTCGCCGCGACCGCGCGCATGACCCGCCAGTTCGGCGAGGTCATCGAGGCGGGCAGGGACCGCGACTACATCTCCTACCTGCTCGGCTGGAACCACAAGCTGAGCGCCGTGCAGGCGGCGTTCACCCTGTCGCAGCTCGAACGCTTCGACGCCTACGACGACGCGCGCCGCGCGAACGTGACCGCGCTGCTGGACCGGCTCGCCGGGCTGCCGGGCCTCGTCGTGCCCACCCGCGTCGGGGACGTCACGCACGCCTGGCACATCCTGCGCTTCCGCCTCGACCCGGCCGCCGCGGGCCTGGACGGCGTGCGCCCGGAGGCGTTCCGCGCGGCGCTGCACCGGTTGCTGCGCGCCGAGGGGGTGCCGGTGTCGCGGTACCAGCTCATGCCGCTCCCCGAGCAGAAGGTCTTCACCGACCGGGCCGGCTACGGCTCCGGCTACCCGTGGACGGCCGCCGAGCCGCCGCCGGACGCCGGGCACCCGGTGGCGACGCAGGTGATCGCCGACTCGCTGACCCTGCAGAAGCGCCACCTCAACCCCGGCGCCGGGCCCGCGTTGCAGCGGTACGCCGACGGGTTCGAGAAGGTCTGGGAGAACCTGGACATGGTGGCCGCGATCGCGAAGTCGGCCCGGTGA
- the lysW gene encoding lysine biosynthesis protein LysW, giving the protein MIACPECEATVDLPDAPRLNEILECGDCHAELEVLSLEPTLVGLAPEVEEDWGE; this is encoded by the coding sequence ATGATCGCCTGCCCCGAGTGCGAGGCCACGGTCGACCTGCCCGACGCGCCCCGCCTCAACGAGATCCTGGAATGCGGTGACTGCCACGCCGAGCTGGAAGTGCTCTCCCTGGAGCCGACGCTCGTCGGGCTCGCGCCCGAAGTGGAAGAGGACTGGGGCGAGTGA
- a CDS encoding transketolase, with protein sequence MTALVGAESLQETALRIRRHIVDMCAGPEGGHLGGSLSSADILAVLYFSVMNVDPGAPADPGRDVFLLSKGHGAIGLYATLAERGYFPVEELATYARPGSRLMGHPVRAVPGVEMPTGSLGHGLALGLGFALSARLAGRANRSFVLMGDGELQEGSCWEAAIAAAAQRADNLVAVIDRNGLQLTGHTEQIAPLEPLADRWRAFNWAVREVDGHDHEALREALASAPWEPGRPSALVARTVKGQGLAMVAGKPNSHYATLSDRMHARLARALQAGDR encoded by the coding sequence GTGACCGCCCTCGTGGGCGCGGAGAGCCTGCAGGAGACCGCGCTCCGGATCCGCCGCCACATCGTCGACATGTGCGCGGGGCCGGAGGGCGGGCACCTCGGCGGCTCGCTGTCCAGCGCCGACATCCTCGCCGTCCTGTACTTCTCCGTCATGAACGTCGACCCCGGCGCGCCCGCCGACCCCGGCAGGGACGTGTTCCTGCTCAGCAAGGGCCACGGCGCGATCGGCCTGTACGCCACGCTCGCCGAGCGCGGCTACTTCCCCGTCGAGGAGCTGGCCACCTACGCCAGGCCGGGCAGCCGCCTGATGGGCCACCCGGTGCGCGCGGTGCCCGGCGTGGAGATGCCCACCGGCTCGCTCGGGCACGGCCTGGCCCTCGGCCTCGGCTTCGCGCTGTCGGCCCGGCTGGCCGGGCGCGCGAACCGGTCGTTCGTGCTGATGGGCGACGGTGAACTGCAGGAGGGCTCCTGCTGGGAGGCGGCCATCGCCGCCGCCGCCCAGCGCGCCGACAACCTCGTGGCCGTGATCGACAGGAACGGCCTGCAGCTCACCGGCCACACCGAGCAGATCGCCCCGCTGGAGCCGCTGGCCGACCGCTGGCGCGCCTTCAACTGGGCGGTCAGGGAGGTGGACGGGCACGACCACGAGGCGCTGCGCGAGGCGCTGGCCTCGGCGCCGTGGGAGCCAGGCCGCCCGAGCGCGCTGGTCGCCCGCACGGTCAAGGGGCAGGGTCTGGCGATGGTGGCGGGCAAGCCGAACAGCCACTACGCGACGCTGTCCGACCGGATGCACGCCCGTCTGGCGCGCGCGCTCCAGGCGGGTGACCGGTGA
- a CDS encoding non-ribosomal peptide synthetase: protein MPDTDHFQLWTDLPRRAGGPVVDDAVELVLDDGDAEAVRELARRGATSAETVALAGFAAVLHRYTGRDAVPVEVAGSGAVRVDVSGDPGFADLLGRVGPVHGKAAFTADALAITLETDGAAPRVLAGYDGALHHASTARRLAGHLTTLLRAAADKPDLPLSRLPLLTPAEEERIAAWNATATDYPTAHTVPELIGLRARETPEAVAVRFAGASVTYGELDRRANRLAHRLRALGAGPDRVVAVHLERSVELVVALLATLKAGAAYLPLDPQYPRARLAYMAEDAGAVALLTRLSLAGRLTVPGVPAVRLDDPGEGLDALPDEAPAEVPGLDDLAYVIYTSGSTGTPKGVMNTHAGLLNRLLWMQETYRLGPSDVVMQKTPFGFDVSVWEFFWPLMTGARLAVIKPDGHKDMEYLAEQAEAEGVTFLHFVPPMLALFLEYADLSRCGAIRQVVCSGEALPVELTRRFFASGLTAGLDNLYGPTEAAIDVTRWACGPQDAIVPIGAPIANTTVHVLDARGNRMPVGMAGELHLGGVQLARGYLNRPELTAERFKPDPADPAARLYATGDLARWRDDGVIEYLGRLDHQVKVNGSRIELGEVEAALLDLSGVAQAVVVLGEDDRGEPALVAYLVHRGEPEPPARLRAALAERLPEYMLPATYVALEELPLSSNGKVDRGALPKPAGQGAAAEEFVAPRDDVEKLLADLFGQVLGRSGPIGIKNSFFDLGGHSLLAARLTARLRRSFGIDLPMRVVYAEPTVERLAIALVEAARVAARDA from the coding sequence ATGCCAGACACCGATCACTTCCAGTTGTGGACGGACCTGCCCAGGCGGGCCGGAGGGCCGGTCGTGGACGACGCGGTCGAGCTGGTCCTCGACGACGGGGACGCCGAGGCGGTGCGCGAGCTCGCCCGCCGCGGCGCGACGAGCGCCGAGACGGTCGCGCTGGCGGGGTTCGCCGCGGTCCTGCACCGCTACACCGGGCGCGACGCCGTCCCCGTGGAGGTCGCGGGGTCCGGCGCCGTCCGGGTGGACGTGTCCGGCGACCCGGGCTTCGCCGACCTGCTCGGCCGGGTCGGGCCCGTCCACGGGAAGGCGGCCTTCACGGCCGACGCGCTGGCGATCACGCTGGAGACGGACGGCGCCGCACCGCGCGTGCTGGCCGGCTACGACGGCGCGCTCCACCACGCGAGCACCGCGCGCCGGCTGGCCGGGCACCTGACGACGCTGCTCAGGGCCGCCGCGGACAAGCCCGACCTGCCACTGTCCCGGCTCCCGCTGCTCACCCCGGCCGAGGAGGAGCGGATCGCGGCCTGGAACGCCACCGCGACCGACTACCCGACCGCGCACACCGTGCCCGAGCTGATCGGCCTGCGCGCCCGCGAGACGCCGGAGGCGGTCGCGGTCAGGTTCGCCGGCGCGTCGGTGACCTACGGGGAGCTGGACCGGCGGGCCAACCGGCTCGCCCACCGCCTGCGCGCGCTCGGCGCGGGCCCCGACCGCGTGGTCGCGGTGCACCTGGAGCGCTCGGTCGAGCTGGTGGTCGCCCTGCTGGCCACGCTGAAGGCGGGCGCGGCGTACCTGCCGCTCGACCCGCAGTACCCGCGGGCGCGGCTCGCCTACATGGCCGAGGACGCCGGGGCCGTGGCCCTGCTCACGCGGCTGTCCCTGGCCGGGCGGCTGACCGTGCCGGGCGTGCCCGCGGTGCGCCTGGACGACCCCGGCGAGGGCTTGGACGCGCTGCCGGACGAGGCCCCGGCCGAGGTCCCGGGCCTGGACGACCTGGCGTACGTCATCTACACCTCCGGTTCGACCGGCACGCCCAAGGGCGTGATGAACACCCACGCGGGCCTGCTCAACCGGCTGCTGTGGATGCAGGAGACCTACCGGCTCGGCCCGTCCGACGTGGTGATGCAGAAGACGCCCTTCGGGTTCGACGTGTCGGTGTGGGAGTTCTTCTGGCCGCTCATGACCGGCGCCCGGCTGGCGGTGATCAAGCCGGACGGGCACAAGGACATGGAGTACCTGGCCGAGCAGGCCGAGGCGGAGGGCGTGACGTTCCTGCACTTCGTGCCGCCCATGCTGGCGCTGTTCCTGGAGTACGCGGACCTGTCCCGGTGCGGCGCGATCCGCCAGGTGGTGTGCAGCGGCGAGGCGCTTCCCGTCGAGCTGACCCGCAGGTTCTTCGCCTCCGGGCTCACCGCGGGCCTGGACAACCTGTACGGGCCGACCGAGGCGGCGATCGACGTCACCCGCTGGGCCTGCGGCCCGCAGGACGCGATCGTGCCGATCGGCGCCCCGATCGCGAACACGACCGTGCACGTGCTGGACGCCCGCGGCAACCGGATGCCCGTCGGCATGGCCGGTGAGCTGCACCTCGGCGGGGTTCAGCTCGCCCGCGGCTACCTGAACCGGCCCGAGCTGACCGCCGAGCGGTTCAAGCCCGACCCCGCCGACCCCGCCGCGCGCCTGTACGCGACCGGCGACCTGGCGCGCTGGCGCGACGACGGCGTGATCGAGTACCTCGGCCGCCTGGACCACCAGGTCAAGGTGAACGGGTCCAGGATCGAGCTCGGCGAGGTGGAGGCGGCCCTGCTGGACCTGTCCGGCGTCGCCCAGGCCGTGGTGGTGCTCGGCGAGGACGACAGGGGCGAGCCCGCGCTGGTGGCGTACCTGGTGCACCGGGGCGAGCCCGAGCCCCCCGCGCGGCTGCGCGCGGCGCTGGCCGAGCGGCTGCCCGAGTACATGCTGCCGGCGACGTACGTGGCGCTGGAGGAGCTCCCGCTGTCCTCCAACGGCAAGGTGGACCGCGGCGCGCTGCCCAAGCCCGCCGGACAGGGCGCCGCCGCGGAGGAGTTCGTCGCGCCCAGGGACGACGTGGAGAAGCTGCTCGCCGACCTGTTCGGCCAGGTGCTGGGGCGCAGCGGCCCGATCGGCATCAAGAACAGCTTCTTCGACCTCGGCGGGCACTCCCTGCTCGCCGCCCGGCTCACCGCGCGGCTGCGCAGGAGCTTCGGCATCGACCTGCCGATGCGCGTGGTGTACGCCGAGCCGACGGTGGAGCGGCTGGCGATCGCGCTCGTCGAGGCGGCGCGGGTGGCCGCGCGTGACGCGTGA
- a CDS encoding transketolase family protein, giving the protein MSATATRTAYRDALVARMALDPAAVCLDTDTGLFSGVDFGDAAARYLNLGIAEHTLMGVAAGMAASGWRPYVNTMAAFAGARALEAVKIDIAYNALPVRVMATHAGVSAGHLGPTHHALEDVAVMRTLPNMTVVVPADADSTVALLAQVAELPGPAYVRLGRKPTPSLPDGTPPPVLGTIQRLRAGEEIVLVAAGPLPVLAALGAAEALAEDGLDAGVLHAHTLKPFDAETLVAATGHARLVVTVEEHWPAGGLGSAVAEELAERAPRPLLRIAMPDRFVDTVGGQEHIVAEHGITPAGVAARVRARLTATDLP; this is encoded by the coding sequence GTGAGCGCCACGGCGACCCGGACGGCGTACCGGGACGCGCTGGTCGCGCGGATGGCCCTCGACCCCGCCGCCGTGTGCCTGGACACCGACACCGGGCTGTTCTCCGGCGTGGACTTCGGCGACGCCGCGGCCCGCTACCTCAACCTGGGCATCGCCGAGCACACCCTCATGGGCGTCGCGGCGGGCATGGCCGCCTCCGGGTGGCGTCCGTACGTCAACACGATGGCCGCGTTCGCGGGCGCACGCGCCCTGGAGGCCGTCAAGATCGACATCGCCTACAACGCGCTGCCCGTCCGCGTCATGGCCACCCACGCCGGGGTATCGGCGGGCCACCTCGGCCCGACCCACCACGCCCTGGAGGACGTGGCCGTGATGCGGACGCTGCCGAACATGACCGTGGTGGTCCCCGCCGACGCCGACTCGACCGTCGCGCTGCTCGCCCAGGTCGCCGAGCTGCCGGGCCCGGCGTACGTGCGGCTCGGCCGCAAGCCCACCCCGTCCCTGCCGGACGGCACGCCTCCCCCGGTGCTCGGGACGATCCAGCGGCTGCGCGCGGGCGAAGAGATCGTGCTGGTCGCCGCGGGCCCGCTGCCGGTGCTCGCCGCGCTCGGCGCGGCCGAGGCCCTCGCCGAGGACGGCCTGGACGCGGGCGTGCTGCACGCCCACACGCTCAAGCCGTTCGACGCCGAGACGCTCGTGGCCGCCACCGGGCACGCCCGCCTGGTGGTCACGGTCGAGGAGCACTGGCCGGCCGGCGGGCTCGGGTCCGCGGTGGCCGAGGAGCTCGCCGAGCGCGCCCCGCGCCCGCTGCTGCGCATCGCCATGCCCGACCGGTTCGTCGACACCGTCGGCGGCCAGGAGCACATCGTCGCCGAGCACGGCATCACCCCCGCCGGCGTCGCGGCCCGGGTGCGCGCGCGGCTGACCGCCACAGACCTGCCCTGA